A region of Oxyura jamaicensis isolate SHBP4307 breed ruddy duck chromosome 5, BPBGC_Ojam_1.0, whole genome shotgun sequence DNA encodes the following proteins:
- the MAPK8IP1 gene encoding C-Jun-amino-terminal kinase-interacting protein 1 isoform X4, whose protein sequence is MQLPLSMESSAEEQSWLEDQWEKWLTHDISLEEFEDEDLSEITDECGISLHCKESLAARGCVSRAGGAARAAGGGEGSRLQAEMLQLDLIDATGDAPAEEQTEPQPLQKAPQPASTESYRPKRPTTLNLFPQVPRSQDTLNNNSLGKKHSWQERVSRSSSPLKTGEQTPPHDHVCLSDEVNHQNSTTSTKDRGTSTESPCRRTAATQMAPACVASSRPPEKHQATSRPPPHGASVVVVTTRGPEAHRDRIRYQTDVRLEATEEIYLTPVQKNSDPLETEKPFLSQSSENRMSISSDIDTSSYSALAGKTNPSISEEDEVLDYMSSPDKTTLPRASCVGGSSGYRPGHNLQRASVSSDTSALSYDSVKYTLVVDENVQLELVSLKQCYSGYSDESDSATVYDNCVSSPYESAIGEEYEEDALKRDSVCLSEDSTPEADIHFSKKFLNVFMSGRTRSSSAESFGLFSCMINGEEQEQTHRAVFRFVPRHADELELEVDDPLLVEVQAEDYWYEAYNMRTGDRGIFPAYYAIEVTKDPDHITALAKNSDWVDQFRVKFLGSVQVPYHKGNDVLCAAMQKIATTRRLTVHFNPPSSCVLEISVRGVKIAVKSDDSKEHSKVNKCSHFFQLKNISFCGYHPKNNKYFGFITKHPADHRFACHVFVSEESTKPLAESVGRAFQQFYKEYVEYTCPTEDIYLE, encoded by the exons ATGCAGCTGCCCCTGAGCATGGAGTCGAGCGCCGAAGAACAGAGCTGGCTGGAAGACCAGTGGGAGAAATG GCTCACCCACGACATCAGCCTCGAGGAGTTTGAGGATGAAGACCTCTCCGAGATCACCGATGAGTGTGGAATCAGCCTGCACTGCAAGGAGAGCCTGGCCGCCCGG GGCTGTGTGagccgggcgggcggcgcggcgcgggcggcgggcggcggggagggcagCCGGCTGCAGGCCGAGATGCTGCAGCTCGACCTCATCGACGCCACCGGGGATGCACCGGCCGAGGAGCAGACGGAGCCCCAGCCGCTGCAGAAAGCCCCCCAGCCCGCCAGCACCGAGAGCTACCGGCCCAAGCGCCCCACCACACTCAACCTCTTCCCGCAGGTGCCTCGCAGCCAG GACACCCTGAATAACAACTCCCTGGGGAAAAAGCACAGTTGGCAGGAGCGGGTGTCCCGGTCGTCGTCCCCTCTGAAAACGG GTGAGCAGACCCCTCCCCATGACCACGTTTGCCTGAGTGATGAGGTCAATCACCAAAACAGCACAACCTCCACCAAAGACCGGGGCACGTCCACGGAGAGCCCGTGCCGGCGCACAGCAGCCACCCAGATGGCACCCGCCTGCGTCGCCTCGTCCCGGCCCCCCGAGAAGCACCAGGCCACCAGCAGGCCCCCGCCCCACGGAGCCAGCGTGGTGGTGGTGACGACGAGGGGCCCCGAGGCCCACCGGGACCGCATCCGCTACCAGACGGACGTGAGGCTGGAGGCCACAGAGGAGATCTACCTGACACCCGTGCAGAAGAACTCAGACCCACTGGAGACCGAGAAGCCATTCCTGTCCCAGTCCAGCGAGAACCGCATGTCCATCAGCTCTGACATTGACACCTCCAGCTACTCGGCCCTGGCAGGGAAAACCAACCCCTCCATCAGCGAGGAGGACGAGGTGCTGGACTACATGTCCTCCCCTGACAAGACGACCCTGCCCCGGGCCTCCTGTGTTGGTGGGAGCAGTGGCTACCGGCCGGGCCACAACCTTCAGAGAGCGTCGGTGAGTTCAGACACCAGCGCCCTCTCCTACGATTCGGTCAAGTACACGTTGGTGGTGGATGAGAAcgtgcagctggagctggtcAGCCTCAAGCAGTGCTACTCGGGCTACAGCGACGAGAGTGACTCGGCCACCGTCTACGACAACTGTGTCTCCTCGCCCTACGAGTCAGCCATTGGCGAGGAGTACGAGGAGGACGCGCTGAAACGTGACTCGGTCTGCCTCTCCGAGGACTCCACGCCCGAGGCGGACATCCACTTCTCCAAGAAGTTCCTCAACGTCTTCATGAGTGGCCGGACACGCTCCTCCA gtgccGAGTCCTTCGGGTTGTTCTCCTGCATGATCAACGgcgaggagcaggagcagaccCACCGCGCCGTCTTCAG GTTCGTGCCTCGCCACGCGGacgagctggagctggaggtggaCGACCCCTTGCTGGTGGAGGTGCAGGCGGAGGACTACTGGTACGAGGCCTACAACATGCGGACAGGGGACCGGGGCATTTTTCCTGCCTACTACGCTATCGAAGTCACCAAGGACCCAGACCACATAACAG CTCTGGCCAAGAACAGTGACTGGGTGGACCAGTTTCGGGTGAAGTTCCTCGGCTCCGTGCAGGTTCCTTATCACAAGGGCAATGACGTGCTGTGCGCAGCCATGCAGAAG ATTGCCACCACGCGCCGCCTTACTGTGCACTTTAACCCACCCTCCAGCTGCGTTCTGGAGATCAGCGTGCGTGGGGTCAAGATTGCCGTGAAATCTGATGACTCCAAGGAGCACAGCAAG GTAAACAAGTGTAgccattttttccagctgaagaaCATTTCCTTTTGTGGATACCATCCAAAGAACAACAA ATATTTCGGGTTCATCACCAAGCACCCCGCTGACCACAGATTTGCCTGCCATGTCTTTGTCTCGGAGGAGTCCACAAAGCCGCTCGCGGAGTCTGTAGG GAGGGCTTTTCAGCAATTCTACAAGGAGTATGTGGAGTACACGTGCCCCACAGAGGACATCTACCTGGAGTAG
- the MAPK8IP1 gene encoding C-Jun-amino-terminal kinase-interacting protein 1 isoform X2 encodes MQLPLSMESSAEEQSWLEDQWEKWLTHDISLEEFEDEDLSEITDECGISLHCKESLAARGCVSRAGGAARAAGGGEGSRLQAEMLQLDLIDATGDAPAEEQTEPQPLQKAPQPASTESYRPKRPTTLNLFPQVPRSQGPRGAGGTWEPHPAGGTGTAKAPPGQLVPTSVQTCGEDTLNNNSLGKKHSWQERVSRSSSPLKTGEQTPPHDHVCLSDEVNHQNSTTSTKDRGTSTESPCRRTAATQMAPACVASSRPPEKHQATSRPPPHGASVVVVTTRGPEAHRDRIRYQTDVRLEATEEIYLTPVQKNSDPLETEKPFLSQSSENRMSISSDIDTSSYSALAGKTNPSISEEDEVLDYMSSPDKTTLPRASCVGGSSGYRPGHNLQRASVSSDTSALSYDSVKYTLVVDENVQLELVSLKQCYSGYSDESDSATVYDNCVSSPYESAIGEEYEEDALKRDSVCLSEDSTPEADIHFSKKFLNVFMSGRTRSSSAESFGLFSCMINGEEQEQTHRAVFRFVPRHADELELEVDDPLLVEVQAEDYWYEAYNMRTGDRGIFPAYYAIEVTKDPDHITALAKNSDWVDQFRVKFLGSVQVPYHKGNDVLCAAMQKIATTRRLTVHFNPPSSCVLEISVRGVKIAVKSDDSKEHSKVNKCSHFFQLKNISFCGYHPKNNKYFGFITKHPADHRFACHVFVSEESTKPLAESVGRAFQQFYKEYVEYTCPTEDIYLE; translated from the exons ATGCAGCTGCCCCTGAGCATGGAGTCGAGCGCCGAAGAACAGAGCTGGCTGGAAGACCAGTGGGAGAAATG GCTCACCCACGACATCAGCCTCGAGGAGTTTGAGGATGAAGACCTCTCCGAGATCACCGATGAGTGTGGAATCAGCCTGCACTGCAAGGAGAGCCTGGCCGCCCGG GGCTGTGTGagccgggcgggcggcgcggcgcgggcggcgggcggcggggagggcagCCGGCTGCAGGCCGAGATGCTGCAGCTCGACCTCATCGACGCCACCGGGGATGCACCGGCCGAGGAGCAGACGGAGCCCCAGCCGCTGCAGAAAGCCCCCCAGCCCGCCAGCACCGAGAGCTACCGGCCCAAGCGCCCCACCACACTCAACCTCTTCCCGCAGGTGCCTCGCAGCCAG GGACCCCGAGGAGCCGGTGGCACGTGGGAGCCACATCCAGctggggggacggggacagcaaAGGCACCCCCCGGGCAGCTGGTCCCAACCAGTGTCCAGACCTGCGGAGAG GACACCCTGAATAACAACTCCCTGGGGAAAAAGCACAGTTGGCAGGAGCGGGTGTCCCGGTCGTCGTCCCCTCTGAAAACGG GTGAGCAGACCCCTCCCCATGACCACGTTTGCCTGAGTGATGAGGTCAATCACCAAAACAGCACAACCTCCACCAAAGACCGGGGCACGTCCACGGAGAGCCCGTGCCGGCGCACAGCAGCCACCCAGATGGCACCCGCCTGCGTCGCCTCGTCCCGGCCCCCCGAGAAGCACCAGGCCACCAGCAGGCCCCCGCCCCACGGAGCCAGCGTGGTGGTGGTGACGACGAGGGGCCCCGAGGCCCACCGGGACCGCATCCGCTACCAGACGGACGTGAGGCTGGAGGCCACAGAGGAGATCTACCTGACACCCGTGCAGAAGAACTCAGACCCACTGGAGACCGAGAAGCCATTCCTGTCCCAGTCCAGCGAGAACCGCATGTCCATCAGCTCTGACATTGACACCTCCAGCTACTCGGCCCTGGCAGGGAAAACCAACCCCTCCATCAGCGAGGAGGACGAGGTGCTGGACTACATGTCCTCCCCTGACAAGACGACCCTGCCCCGGGCCTCCTGTGTTGGTGGGAGCAGTGGCTACCGGCCGGGCCACAACCTTCAGAGAGCGTCGGTGAGTTCAGACACCAGCGCCCTCTCCTACGATTCGGTCAAGTACACGTTGGTGGTGGATGAGAAcgtgcagctggagctggtcAGCCTCAAGCAGTGCTACTCGGGCTACAGCGACGAGAGTGACTCGGCCACCGTCTACGACAACTGTGTCTCCTCGCCCTACGAGTCAGCCATTGGCGAGGAGTACGAGGAGGACGCGCTGAAACGTGACTCGGTCTGCCTCTCCGAGGACTCCACGCCCGAGGCGGACATCCACTTCTCCAAGAAGTTCCTCAACGTCTTCATGAGTGGCCGGACACGCTCCTCCA gtgccGAGTCCTTCGGGTTGTTCTCCTGCATGATCAACGgcgaggagcaggagcagaccCACCGCGCCGTCTTCAG GTTCGTGCCTCGCCACGCGGacgagctggagctggaggtggaCGACCCCTTGCTGGTGGAGGTGCAGGCGGAGGACTACTGGTACGAGGCCTACAACATGCGGACAGGGGACCGGGGCATTTTTCCTGCCTACTACGCTATCGAAGTCACCAAGGACCCAGACCACATAACAG CTCTGGCCAAGAACAGTGACTGGGTGGACCAGTTTCGGGTGAAGTTCCTCGGCTCCGTGCAGGTTCCTTATCACAAGGGCAATGACGTGCTGTGCGCAGCCATGCAGAAG ATTGCCACCACGCGCCGCCTTACTGTGCACTTTAACCCACCCTCCAGCTGCGTTCTGGAGATCAGCGTGCGTGGGGTCAAGATTGCCGTGAAATCTGATGACTCCAAGGAGCACAGCAAG GTAAACAAGTGTAgccattttttccagctgaagaaCATTTCCTTTTGTGGATACCATCCAAAGAACAACAA ATATTTCGGGTTCATCACCAAGCACCCCGCTGACCACAGATTTGCCTGCCATGTCTTTGTCTCGGAGGAGTCCACAAAGCCGCTCGCGGAGTCTGTAGG GAGGGCTTTTCAGCAATTCTACAAGGAGTATGTGGAGTACACGTGCCCCACAGAGGACATCTACCTGGAGTAG
- the MAPK8IP1 gene encoding C-Jun-amino-terminal kinase-interacting protein 1 isoform X1, which produces MAEREKGAASPPASSPFLGLHLASPPNFRLTHDISLEEFEDEDLSEITDECGISLHCKESLAARGCVSRAGGAARAAGGGEGSRLQAEMLQLDLIDATGDAPAEEQTEPQPLQKAPQPASTESYRPKRPTTLNLFPQVPRSQGPRGAGGTWEPHPAGGTGTAKAPPGQLVPTSVQTCGEDTLNNNSLGKKHSWQERVSRSSSPLKTGEQTPPHDHVCLSDEVNHQNSTTSTKDRGTSTESPCRRTAATQMAPACVASSRPPEKHQATSRPPPHGASVVVVTTRGPEAHRDRIRYQTDVRLEATEEIYLTPVQKNSDPLETEKPFLSQSSENRMSISSDIDTSSYSALAGKTNPSISEEDEVLDYMSSPDKTTLPRASCVGGSSGYRPGHNLQRASVSSDTSALSYDSVKYTLVVDENVQLELVSLKQCYSGYSDESDSATVYDNCVSSPYESAIGEEYEEDALKRDSVCLSEDSTPEADIHFSKKFLNVFMSGRTRSSSAESFGLFSCMINGEEQEQTHRAVFRFVPRHADELELEVDDPLLVEVQAEDYWYEAYNMRTGDRGIFPAYYAIEVTKDPDHITALAKNSDWVDQFRVKFLGSVQVPYHKGNDVLCAAMQKIATTRRLTVHFNPPSSCVLEISVRGVKIAVKSDDSKEHSKVNKCSHFFQLKNISFCGYHPKNNKYFGFITKHPADHRFACHVFVSEESTKPLAESVGRAFQQFYKEYVEYTCPTEDIYLE; this is translated from the exons ATGGcggagagagagaaaggagccGCATCCCCGCCcgcctcctcccccttcctggGGCTGCACCTCGCCTCGCCCCCCAATTTCAG GCTCACCCACGACATCAGCCTCGAGGAGTTTGAGGATGAAGACCTCTCCGAGATCACCGATGAGTGTGGAATCAGCCTGCACTGCAAGGAGAGCCTGGCCGCCCGG GGCTGTGTGagccgggcgggcggcgcggcgcgggcggcgggcggcggggagggcagCCGGCTGCAGGCCGAGATGCTGCAGCTCGACCTCATCGACGCCACCGGGGATGCACCGGCCGAGGAGCAGACGGAGCCCCAGCCGCTGCAGAAAGCCCCCCAGCCCGCCAGCACCGAGAGCTACCGGCCCAAGCGCCCCACCACACTCAACCTCTTCCCGCAGGTGCCTCGCAGCCAG GGACCCCGAGGAGCCGGTGGCACGTGGGAGCCACATCCAGctggggggacggggacagcaaAGGCACCCCCCGGGCAGCTGGTCCCAACCAGTGTCCAGACCTGCGGAGAG GACACCCTGAATAACAACTCCCTGGGGAAAAAGCACAGTTGGCAGGAGCGGGTGTCCCGGTCGTCGTCCCCTCTGAAAACGG GTGAGCAGACCCCTCCCCATGACCACGTTTGCCTGAGTGATGAGGTCAATCACCAAAACAGCACAACCTCCACCAAAGACCGGGGCACGTCCACGGAGAGCCCGTGCCGGCGCACAGCAGCCACCCAGATGGCACCCGCCTGCGTCGCCTCGTCCCGGCCCCCCGAGAAGCACCAGGCCACCAGCAGGCCCCCGCCCCACGGAGCCAGCGTGGTGGTGGTGACGACGAGGGGCCCCGAGGCCCACCGGGACCGCATCCGCTACCAGACGGACGTGAGGCTGGAGGCCACAGAGGAGATCTACCTGACACCCGTGCAGAAGAACTCAGACCCACTGGAGACCGAGAAGCCATTCCTGTCCCAGTCCAGCGAGAACCGCATGTCCATCAGCTCTGACATTGACACCTCCAGCTACTCGGCCCTGGCAGGGAAAACCAACCCCTCCATCAGCGAGGAGGACGAGGTGCTGGACTACATGTCCTCCCCTGACAAGACGACCCTGCCCCGGGCCTCCTGTGTTGGTGGGAGCAGTGGCTACCGGCCGGGCCACAACCTTCAGAGAGCGTCGGTGAGTTCAGACACCAGCGCCCTCTCCTACGATTCGGTCAAGTACACGTTGGTGGTGGATGAGAAcgtgcagctggagctggtcAGCCTCAAGCAGTGCTACTCGGGCTACAGCGACGAGAGTGACTCGGCCACCGTCTACGACAACTGTGTCTCCTCGCCCTACGAGTCAGCCATTGGCGAGGAGTACGAGGAGGACGCGCTGAAACGTGACTCGGTCTGCCTCTCCGAGGACTCCACGCCCGAGGCGGACATCCACTTCTCCAAGAAGTTCCTCAACGTCTTCATGAGTGGCCGGACACGCTCCTCCA gtgccGAGTCCTTCGGGTTGTTCTCCTGCATGATCAACGgcgaggagcaggagcagaccCACCGCGCCGTCTTCAG GTTCGTGCCTCGCCACGCGGacgagctggagctggaggtggaCGACCCCTTGCTGGTGGAGGTGCAGGCGGAGGACTACTGGTACGAGGCCTACAACATGCGGACAGGGGACCGGGGCATTTTTCCTGCCTACTACGCTATCGAAGTCACCAAGGACCCAGACCACATAACAG CTCTGGCCAAGAACAGTGACTGGGTGGACCAGTTTCGGGTGAAGTTCCTCGGCTCCGTGCAGGTTCCTTATCACAAGGGCAATGACGTGCTGTGCGCAGCCATGCAGAAG ATTGCCACCACGCGCCGCCTTACTGTGCACTTTAACCCACCCTCCAGCTGCGTTCTGGAGATCAGCGTGCGTGGGGTCAAGATTGCCGTGAAATCTGATGACTCCAAGGAGCACAGCAAG GTAAACAAGTGTAgccattttttccagctgaagaaCATTTCCTTTTGTGGATACCATCCAAAGAACAACAA ATATTTCGGGTTCATCACCAAGCACCCCGCTGACCACAGATTTGCCTGCCATGTCTTTGTCTCGGAGGAGTCCACAAAGCCGCTCGCGGAGTCTGTAGG GAGGGCTTTTCAGCAATTCTACAAGGAGTATGTGGAGTACACGTGCCCCACAGAGGACATCTACCTGGAGTAG
- the MAPK8IP1 gene encoding C-Jun-amino-terminal kinase-interacting protein 1 isoform X3, translated as MAEREKGAASPPASSPFLGLHLASPPNFRLTHDISLEEFEDEDLSEITDECGISLHCKESLAARGCVSRAGGAARAAGGGEGSRLQAEMLQLDLIDATGDAPAEEQTEPQPLQKAPQPASTESYRPKRPTTLNLFPQVPRSQDTLNNNSLGKKHSWQERVSRSSSPLKTGEQTPPHDHVCLSDEVNHQNSTTSTKDRGTSTESPCRRTAATQMAPACVASSRPPEKHQATSRPPPHGASVVVVTTRGPEAHRDRIRYQTDVRLEATEEIYLTPVQKNSDPLETEKPFLSQSSENRMSISSDIDTSSYSALAGKTNPSISEEDEVLDYMSSPDKTTLPRASCVGGSSGYRPGHNLQRASVSSDTSALSYDSVKYTLVVDENVQLELVSLKQCYSGYSDESDSATVYDNCVSSPYESAIGEEYEEDALKRDSVCLSEDSTPEADIHFSKKFLNVFMSGRTRSSSAESFGLFSCMINGEEQEQTHRAVFRFVPRHADELELEVDDPLLVEVQAEDYWYEAYNMRTGDRGIFPAYYAIEVTKDPDHITALAKNSDWVDQFRVKFLGSVQVPYHKGNDVLCAAMQKIATTRRLTVHFNPPSSCVLEISVRGVKIAVKSDDSKEHSKVNKCSHFFQLKNISFCGYHPKNNKYFGFITKHPADHRFACHVFVSEESTKPLAESVGRAFQQFYKEYVEYTCPTEDIYLE; from the exons ATGGcggagagagagaaaggagccGCATCCCCGCCcgcctcctcccccttcctggGGCTGCACCTCGCCTCGCCCCCCAATTTCAG GCTCACCCACGACATCAGCCTCGAGGAGTTTGAGGATGAAGACCTCTCCGAGATCACCGATGAGTGTGGAATCAGCCTGCACTGCAAGGAGAGCCTGGCCGCCCGG GGCTGTGTGagccgggcgggcggcgcggcgcgggcggcgggcggcggggagggcagCCGGCTGCAGGCCGAGATGCTGCAGCTCGACCTCATCGACGCCACCGGGGATGCACCGGCCGAGGAGCAGACGGAGCCCCAGCCGCTGCAGAAAGCCCCCCAGCCCGCCAGCACCGAGAGCTACCGGCCCAAGCGCCCCACCACACTCAACCTCTTCCCGCAGGTGCCTCGCAGCCAG GACACCCTGAATAACAACTCCCTGGGGAAAAAGCACAGTTGGCAGGAGCGGGTGTCCCGGTCGTCGTCCCCTCTGAAAACGG GTGAGCAGACCCCTCCCCATGACCACGTTTGCCTGAGTGATGAGGTCAATCACCAAAACAGCACAACCTCCACCAAAGACCGGGGCACGTCCACGGAGAGCCCGTGCCGGCGCACAGCAGCCACCCAGATGGCACCCGCCTGCGTCGCCTCGTCCCGGCCCCCCGAGAAGCACCAGGCCACCAGCAGGCCCCCGCCCCACGGAGCCAGCGTGGTGGTGGTGACGACGAGGGGCCCCGAGGCCCACCGGGACCGCATCCGCTACCAGACGGACGTGAGGCTGGAGGCCACAGAGGAGATCTACCTGACACCCGTGCAGAAGAACTCAGACCCACTGGAGACCGAGAAGCCATTCCTGTCCCAGTCCAGCGAGAACCGCATGTCCATCAGCTCTGACATTGACACCTCCAGCTACTCGGCCCTGGCAGGGAAAACCAACCCCTCCATCAGCGAGGAGGACGAGGTGCTGGACTACATGTCCTCCCCTGACAAGACGACCCTGCCCCGGGCCTCCTGTGTTGGTGGGAGCAGTGGCTACCGGCCGGGCCACAACCTTCAGAGAGCGTCGGTGAGTTCAGACACCAGCGCCCTCTCCTACGATTCGGTCAAGTACACGTTGGTGGTGGATGAGAAcgtgcagctggagctggtcAGCCTCAAGCAGTGCTACTCGGGCTACAGCGACGAGAGTGACTCGGCCACCGTCTACGACAACTGTGTCTCCTCGCCCTACGAGTCAGCCATTGGCGAGGAGTACGAGGAGGACGCGCTGAAACGTGACTCGGTCTGCCTCTCCGAGGACTCCACGCCCGAGGCGGACATCCACTTCTCCAAGAAGTTCCTCAACGTCTTCATGAGTGGCCGGACACGCTCCTCCA gtgccGAGTCCTTCGGGTTGTTCTCCTGCATGATCAACGgcgaggagcaggagcagaccCACCGCGCCGTCTTCAG GTTCGTGCCTCGCCACGCGGacgagctggagctggaggtggaCGACCCCTTGCTGGTGGAGGTGCAGGCGGAGGACTACTGGTACGAGGCCTACAACATGCGGACAGGGGACCGGGGCATTTTTCCTGCCTACTACGCTATCGAAGTCACCAAGGACCCAGACCACATAACAG CTCTGGCCAAGAACAGTGACTGGGTGGACCAGTTTCGGGTGAAGTTCCTCGGCTCCGTGCAGGTTCCTTATCACAAGGGCAATGACGTGCTGTGCGCAGCCATGCAGAAG ATTGCCACCACGCGCCGCCTTACTGTGCACTTTAACCCACCCTCCAGCTGCGTTCTGGAGATCAGCGTGCGTGGGGTCAAGATTGCCGTGAAATCTGATGACTCCAAGGAGCACAGCAAG GTAAACAAGTGTAgccattttttccagctgaagaaCATTTCCTTTTGTGGATACCATCCAAAGAACAACAA ATATTTCGGGTTCATCACCAAGCACCCCGCTGACCACAGATTTGCCTGCCATGTCTTTGTCTCGGAGGAGTCCACAAAGCCGCTCGCGGAGTCTGTAGG GAGGGCTTTTCAGCAATTCTACAAGGAGTATGTGGAGTACACGTGCCCCACAGAGGACATCTACCTGGAGTAG